In Microbacterium maritypicum, the following are encoded in one genomic region:
- a CDS encoding LacI family DNA-binding transcriptional regulator, which produces MAKVTLRDVADHAGVATSTVSRALTMPDRIAAETRARVMRSADELGYVPLSRSGRSRRGVVALLVPDVTNPFYFDIIRGTQTQLQAAGYLQLLVDTGESPHVESDNIERLLPMVDGIILTATRLDTDTLLGFAERIPIVAVNRGSDDVPGALLDTRVGLKQALDHLRSLNHTQIAFAAGPIASWQNAWRGRELEALAKERDMRLRVLGPYPPQLSSGAVAADALLVTEATACIAFNDLLAIGMLQRLEQRGVSVPSQMSVIGCDDIFGASFCSPPLTTISGNAEQAGRIATGKLVSRLNGNAPNGGPRVTALSTHLLVRDSSGPALLRGGASGS; this is translated from the coding sequence GTGGCCAAAGTAACGTTGCGCGACGTGGCGGATCACGCCGGTGTAGCAACCTCTACCGTCTCGCGCGCGCTGACGATGCCTGACCGAATCGCCGCCGAGACTCGGGCGCGGGTGATGCGCTCCGCTGATGAACTCGGCTACGTGCCACTTTCCCGAAGCGGCAGGAGCCGTAGGGGAGTCGTGGCGCTTCTCGTACCGGACGTGACAAATCCGTTCTACTTCGACATCATCCGCGGCACGCAGACGCAGTTGCAGGCTGCGGGATACCTGCAGTTGCTCGTCGACACCGGGGAGTCGCCCCACGTCGAGAGCGACAATATCGAACGTCTTCTGCCGATGGTGGACGGGATCATCCTCACCGCGACACGCCTCGACACCGACACTCTTCTCGGATTCGCGGAACGCATCCCGATTGTTGCCGTCAACCGCGGCTCCGATGATGTTCCCGGTGCTCTCCTTGATACGCGAGTGGGGCTGAAGCAAGCACTGGATCATCTCCGAAGCCTCAACCACACGCAGATCGCGTTCGCCGCTGGACCTATCGCGTCGTGGCAGAATGCCTGGCGCGGGCGAGAACTCGAGGCGTTGGCGAAGGAACGTGACATGAGACTGCGTGTCTTGGGACCCTATCCGCCCCAGCTGAGCTCCGGTGCCGTGGCCGCCGACGCGCTCCTCGTGACGGAGGCCACCGCGTGTATCGCCTTCAACGATCTGTTGGCGATTGGGATGTTGCAGCGGCTCGAACAGCGAGGCGTGTCCGTCCCGTCTCAGATGAGTGTCATAGGATGCGACGACATCTTCGGCGCGTCCTTCTGCTCGCCGCCGCTCACCACAATTTCGGGGAACGCCGAACAAGCCGGTCGTATAGCCACGGGCAAGCTGGTGAGTCGACTCAACGGGAACGCCCCGAACGGAGGACCTCGGGTAACCGCCCTCTCCACGCATCTTCTTGTTCGTGATTCCAGTGGTCCGGCACTGCTTCGCGGAGGCGCATCGGGGTCGTAG
- a CDS encoding 3-ketosteroid-delta-1-dehydrogenase gives MMNTLDTGGPSAHDITVDVLVVGSGTGMAAALAGHELGLECLVIEKTPFVGGSTARSGGAFWVPGNDTLRQGRAPETEASAHRYLEAVVDDESRRRRWEAFLEHGRDAVAMLARTTPLGFFWARGYSDYHPENPGGSAIGRTCESRPFNTSRLGGEKGRLRPGVLEAPIPMPVTGADYKWLNLMTRTPLRSLPKVVRRAVQGIAGAAFGRTYVAGGQALAAGMFAGLVKARVPVWTRTALVELVYDGRRVTGAVIDQDGTTATIHTRRGVVLASGGFDHNTRMRHDYQSAALIPHASLGAEGNTGDVIVAATALGAGTDLMGEAWWFPAVAPLADGQPGVLLAERSLPGSLIVDETGSRFINEATDYMTFGQRVLDRERGGNPVQSMWLVFDQQYKNNYLLAGSVFPRMPLPRAWYEQGVAVTAQTATDLAAKMDVSDARFTSTIERFNLLAASGNDYDFHRGQSAYDRYYGDPTVQPNPNLRPLSGTLYAVRVVLSDLGTCGGLTVDERARVLRDDGSEIEGLYAIGNTAANAFGRRYPGAGATIGQGIVFGYVAARDLARHT, from the coding sequence ATGATGAACACACTCGACACCGGCGGCCCGAGCGCCCACGACATCACCGTTGATGTTCTCGTCGTAGGGTCCGGAACCGGGATGGCGGCCGCACTCGCCGGGCACGAGCTCGGCCTGGAATGCCTCGTCATCGAGAAGACGCCCTTTGTCGGAGGATCCACAGCCCGTTCGGGGGGTGCGTTCTGGGTCCCGGGGAACGACACGCTTCGCCAGGGGCGCGCTCCGGAGACCGAGGCGTCCGCCCACCGATATCTCGAGGCTGTGGTGGACGACGAGTCGCGGAGGAGACGGTGGGAGGCGTTCCTCGAGCACGGACGGGACGCCGTCGCCATGCTCGCGCGCACCACACCACTGGGCTTCTTCTGGGCGCGGGGCTACTCCGATTACCACCCCGAGAACCCCGGCGGGTCTGCGATTGGTCGCACCTGCGAGAGTCGGCCATTCAACACATCTCGACTGGGTGGTGAGAAAGGCAGACTGCGTCCTGGCGTGCTCGAGGCCCCCATTCCGATGCCCGTGACGGGGGCTGACTACAAGTGGCTGAATCTCATGACGAGAACACCCCTGCGGTCATTGCCGAAAGTCGTTCGCAGAGCGGTGCAAGGGATCGCCGGCGCTGCGTTCGGGCGCACATACGTTGCGGGTGGACAGGCGCTGGCCGCCGGAATGTTCGCGGGCCTCGTAAAGGCACGTGTTCCCGTATGGACTCGAACCGCGCTTGTCGAGCTTGTCTACGACGGCCGTCGGGTTACCGGCGCGGTCATCGACCAGGATGGCACGACGGCTACCATTCACACGCGACGGGGAGTCGTTCTGGCGAGCGGAGGGTTCGACCACAACACTCGCATGCGCCACGATTATCAATCCGCGGCACTCATCCCGCACGCGAGCCTTGGAGCAGAAGGTAACACCGGAGACGTCATCGTTGCGGCCACCGCTCTAGGGGCAGGCACAGACCTCATGGGCGAAGCCTGGTGGTTCCCCGCTGTCGCGCCGCTCGCCGACGGTCAGCCTGGCGTCCTCCTCGCGGAGCGATCCTTGCCCGGTTCTCTCATCGTCGATGAGACGGGCTCCCGGTTCATCAATGAGGCGACGGACTACATGACTTTCGGGCAGCGAGTTCTCGACAGGGAACGGGGCGGGAACCCCGTCCAATCGATGTGGCTCGTGTTCGATCAGCAGTACAAGAACAATTACTTGCTCGCGGGGTCAGTGTTCCCGAGGATGCCGCTTCCCCGGGCCTGGTACGAGCAGGGTGTCGCGGTTACCGCTCAGACAGCCACCGATCTGGCAGCCAAAATGGACGTCTCCGACGCGAGGTTCACGAGCACTATCGAGCGCTTCAACCTGCTCGCCGCGTCGGGTAACGATTACGACTTCCACCGAGGGCAAAGCGCCTACGACCGTTACTACGGTGACCCTACCGTGCAGCCGAACCCCAACCTCCGTCCCCTGAGCGGAACTCTGTACGCCGTTCGCGTCGTCCTGTCGGATCTCGGGACGTGCGGCGGGCTCACGGTCGACGAACGTGCTCGCGTGCTTCGCGACGACGGATCCGAGATTGAAGGGTTGTACGCCATCGGGAATACAGCAGCGAACGCCTTCGGCCGTCGATACCCGGGCGCGGGTGCGACCATCGGCCAGGGCATCGTGTTCGGCTACGTCGCAGCAAGGGACCTCGCCCGACACACCTAA
- a CDS encoding mannitol dehydrogenase family protein, with translation MTALRFPDRDEKCPTQPLNATTVAEALPETVPRPPVRIVHIGLGAFHRAHQLWYTAVVDGENEWGVAAFTGRGAAAARMIAAQNGLCTVVQRAAGVETRTLVTNLVEAHHGSDVARLATSIADPAVRLVTLTITEAGYRFGENGRISTRDPVLAGDLTRWKRASADEVVPELQTALVRLLWGLNERRRSTGRPIAIVPCDNMPENGPMVGRAAVDLAREVDNDLADWVRESVSFVSTVVDRITPATTERDIRDLQTATGFVDQAVVVTEAFSEWILSGTFPEGRPPWELAGARFVDDIAPFERRKLWLLNGAHTLLAMTARHRGLSTVAEAITDPETRRAVEDYWDAVVPWLPEPELDLEKYRRDLLARFENPHLAHRLEQIALGSVMKLRIRTLPVIECQWGMGVVPEALLLSLSGWIAGAIVGWEDNDDNVLRAVQTSDPVCELLKILDDRLGRDDLSVAIVRAQVAQLLSTHTRFPSDQGVSRDYR, from the coding sequence GTGACTGCACTCCGTTTTCCGGACCGCGACGAGAAATGCCCGACACAACCGCTGAACGCGACCACGGTCGCTGAAGCGCTTCCGGAGACGGTTCCCCGGCCACCGGTGCGTATCGTCCATATCGGCCTGGGGGCTTTCCATAGGGCGCACCAGCTCTGGTACACGGCCGTTGTGGACGGTGAGAACGAATGGGGGGTGGCCGCCTTCACTGGGCGGGGCGCCGCGGCCGCACGAATGATCGCTGCGCAGAACGGGTTGTGCACCGTCGTCCAAAGAGCCGCAGGGGTCGAAACCCGCACTTTGGTCACAAACCTGGTCGAGGCGCATCACGGTAGCGACGTCGCCCGCCTCGCGACGAGCATCGCTGACCCCGCTGTCCGACTCGTGACCCTCACCATCACGGAAGCCGGGTACCGGTTCGGTGAGAACGGACGCATCTCGACACGCGACCCGGTCCTGGCAGGCGACCTCACGCGCTGGAAGCGGGCCTCCGCCGACGAAGTGGTTCCGGAGTTGCAGACAGCGCTGGTTCGACTGCTTTGGGGCCTCAATGAGCGTCGGCGTAGTACAGGAAGACCCATCGCCATCGTCCCATGCGACAACATGCCAGAAAACGGTCCCATGGTCGGTCGAGCCGCCGTAGACCTGGCACGCGAAGTAGACAACGACCTCGCCGATTGGGTGCGTGAGAGCGTGTCGTTCGTGTCGACTGTTGTTGACCGCATCACCCCCGCTACGACGGAACGCGACATACGCGACTTGCAGACCGCCACCGGTTTCGTTGACCAAGCGGTTGTCGTCACCGAAGCATTTTCGGAATGGATTCTGAGCGGCACGTTCCCTGAGGGACGACCCCCATGGGAGCTCGCTGGAGCGCGTTTTGTTGACGACATCGCACCCTTCGAGCGGCGCAAGCTCTGGTTGCTGAATGGTGCTCACACCTTGCTCGCGATGACCGCGCGTCACCGTGGCCTCTCGACCGTGGCAGAGGCAATCACGGACCCTGAGACGCGTCGCGCCGTCGAAGATTACTGGGACGCCGTTGTGCCCTGGCTGCCGGAGCCTGAGCTCGATCTCGAGAAGTATCGACGCGACTTGCTCGCGAGGTTCGAAAACCCACACCTCGCTCACCGGCTGGAGCAGATCGCTCTGGGTTCGGTGATGAAGCTGCGTATCCGTACCCTCCCCGTCATTGAGTGTCAGTGGGGCATGGGAGTTGTACCGGAGGCGCTGCTTCTGTCGCTTTCCGGCTGGATCGCAGGCGCAATCGTTGGATGGGAAGACAACGACGACAACGTTCTCCGCGCCGTCCAGACCAGCGACCCTGTTTGCGAGCTTCTCAAGATCCTGGACGACCGCCTCGGGCGCGACGACCTCTCAGTCGCCATCGTTCGCGCGCAGGTAGCGCAGCTCCTCTCCACCCACACCCGCTTTCCATCTGATCAAGGAGTTAGCCGTGATTATCGATAA
- the uxaC gene encoding glucuronate isomerase, producing the protein MLTARNYARLLPSDPSTRATALHLYGLVATHPILSPHGHVDPSLFVEDAPFTDPVALFIRDDHYVTRLLHADGMTLDSIGLQRPWQDVDTRAVWRSFCKRWHLFAGTASGYWLGSTLADVFGITRPLTENNADELYDEIDSALRRPEMRPRALLESFRIELLATTDDPLDSLDPHVQLSNDSSLSTQVRPSFRPDSYIDPAHPAWRENVSRLLSTTANGGYDGYLEALRQQRRRFVNAGATSADFGVVSADTLEMSRADATAVFDRARNGSASDADRAQFLAHMLFESARMSVEDGLVMTIHAGVLRNHHTPTFQKYGADRGHDIPVPTSFVKGLRPLLNEFGSEPGFQLILFTVDETTYSREIAPLAGFYPSVFIGAPWWFLDAPESAQRFRAATVETAGFYRGSGFVDDTRALMSIPARHDMARRVDAGFLARMVADERLSLEQAEVIMGDLVDAIPRRAFKL; encoded by the coding sequence GTGCTGACCGCACGAAATTACGCGCGACTGCTCCCGTCGGACCCGTCCACGCGCGCAACAGCGCTACACCTCTATGGCCTCGTCGCGACCCATCCGATCCTGTCCCCGCACGGTCACGTTGACCCGTCGTTGTTTGTCGAGGATGCCCCCTTCACTGACCCCGTCGCGTTGTTTATCCGGGACGATCACTACGTGACCCGTTTGTTGCACGCTGACGGGATGACGCTGGACAGCATCGGACTGCAACGTCCCTGGCAAGACGTCGATACACGCGCTGTATGGCGGTCCTTCTGTAAACGGTGGCACCTGTTCGCAGGAACCGCCTCCGGGTACTGGCTGGGCTCCACCCTTGCGGACGTCTTCGGAATCACTCGCCCGTTGACGGAGAATAACGCGGACGAGCTGTACGACGAGATCGACAGCGCGCTGCGACGACCCGAAATGCGACCACGAGCACTGCTGGAGTCCTTCCGCATCGAATTGCTCGCTACCACCGATGATCCCCTTGACTCACTCGATCCGCACGTCCAGCTGTCCAACGATTCCTCGCTCAGCACCCAAGTCCGGCCATCCTTTCGCCCAGACTCTTACATCGATCCAGCGCACCCTGCGTGGCGAGAGAACGTCTCCAGACTGCTTTCGACGACCGCCAACGGTGGGTACGACGGCTATCTAGAGGCATTGCGTCAGCAGAGGCGACGATTCGTGAACGCGGGTGCGACCTCGGCCGACTTCGGGGTGGTATCTGCCGACACGCTCGAGATGAGTCGAGCCGACGCCACGGCGGTGTTCGACCGTGCTCGCAACGGCAGCGCAAGCGACGCGGACCGCGCTCAGTTCCTTGCCCATATGCTGTTCGAGAGCGCTCGTATGTCCGTCGAGGACGGGCTTGTGATGACCATCCACGCGGGTGTCCTGCGCAATCATCACACGCCGACGTTCCAGAAATACGGCGCTGACCGTGGACATGATATCCCCGTTCCGACATCGTTCGTGAAGGGACTCAGGCCGCTGCTGAACGAATTCGGGAGTGAGCCAGGCTTCCAGCTGATTCTCTTCACCGTAGACGAGACGACCTACTCGAGGGAGATCGCTCCCCTCGCTGGGTTCTACCCGAGCGTTTTTATCGGAGCACCGTGGTGGTTCTTGGACGCTCCGGAGAGTGCGCAGCGATTCCGGGCAGCGACTGTGGAGACCGCGGGCTTTTACCGCGGATCGGGTTTTGTCGACGATACCCGCGCCTTAATGTCCATCCCCGCTCGTCACGACATGGCTCGGCGAGTCGATGCTGGGTTTCTCGCGCGCATGGTGGCGGATGAGCGCTTGAGCTTGGAGCAAGCAGAGGTGATCATGGGCGACCTCGTCGACGCGATTCCACGGAGGGCATTCAAGCTGTGA
- the manD gene encoding D-mannonate dehydratase ManD, which yields MIIDKAEVILTSPDRNFVTLKITTREGLSGLGDATLNGREQAVVAYLRDHVVQLLVGRDASRIEDAWQFLYRSAYWRRGPVTMAAIAAVDMALWDIKAKAAGMPVYQLLGGASRSGLLAYGHASGKSSQELFDSIRAHQERGYRAIRVQSGVPGLKSIYGIASNATFEANRGIRYDHEPAQRGALPNEEDWDTRSYLRHVPTVFEEVRNEFGPEIPLLHDGHHRMTPIQAARLGKDLEPYDLFWLEDCTPSENQEALRLVRRHTITPLAVGEVFNTVWDFKDLVRDQLIDYVRGSVTHMGGITALKKTLEYAAMYQIKSGMHGPTDISPVGMAAQMHLGMAIHNFGIQEYMQHGAKTDQVFQQSFTWSDGLLHPSDTPGLGVELDVDEAGRYPYEQAYLPFSRLADGTVHDW from the coding sequence GTGATTATCGATAAGGCCGAGGTCATCCTCACCAGCCCTGACCGCAACTTCGTCACACTCAAGATCACCACTAGGGAAGGTCTCAGTGGCCTCGGTGATGCGACGCTGAACGGACGCGAGCAGGCCGTCGTGGCGTATCTCCGCGATCATGTCGTTCAACTCCTGGTCGGACGCGATGCTTCGCGGATCGAAGATGCCTGGCAGTTCCTCTATCGCAGCGCCTACTGGCGTCGTGGTCCCGTCACCATGGCCGCTATCGCAGCGGTCGACATGGCGCTGTGGGACATCAAGGCCAAGGCGGCCGGAATGCCGGTGTATCAACTACTCGGAGGTGCATCCCGCTCCGGCCTGCTCGCCTACGGGCACGCATCGGGGAAATCGTCCCAAGAGCTCTTCGATTCCATTCGTGCGCATCAGGAGCGGGGCTACCGAGCGATCAGGGTACAGAGCGGCGTTCCCGGTCTGAAGTCCATCTACGGCATCGCAAGCAACGCGACATTCGAAGCCAATCGAGGCATCCGGTACGACCATGAGCCCGCGCAGCGCGGCGCGCTGCCGAACGAGGAAGACTGGGACACCCGCAGTTACTTGCGGCACGTGCCGACTGTCTTCGAGGAGGTGCGCAACGAGTTCGGACCTGAGATCCCGCTTCTCCACGACGGGCACCACCGCATGACGCCCATACAGGCAGCGCGCCTAGGCAAAGACCTCGAGCCGTACGATCTGTTCTGGCTTGAGGACTGCACGCCATCAGAGAATCAAGAGGCGCTGCGCCTGGTGCGGAGGCATACCATCACACCCCTTGCTGTCGGTGAAGTTTTCAACACCGTTTGGGACTTCAAGGATCTCGTCCGCGACCAGCTCATCGACTATGTCCGAGGGTCCGTGACGCACATGGGCGGTATCACTGCGCTGAAGAAAACTCTCGAGTACGCGGCAATGTATCAAATCAAGTCGGGCATGCACGGGCCGACGGACATCTCGCCGGTAGGTATGGCCGCCCAGATGCATCTAGGCATGGCCATTCATAACTTCGGTATCCAGGAGTACATGCAGCACGGCGCGAAGACTGACCAGGTGTTCCAACAGTCCTTCACATGGAGTGACGGCTTGCTTCACCCCAGCGATACACCCGGGCTGGGCGTAGAGCTCGACGTAGATGAGGCCGGAAGATACCCATATGAGCAGGCCTATCTGCCATTCAGTCGCCTTGCAGATGGAACGGTGCACGACTGGTGA
- a CDS encoding AI-2E family transporter produces MTDHPAVDENPRRLRETLTSLNRPFSSGYILTLGGLLAFGTGVAFTHLSTVLIYVAFALFAALGLDPVVRKLETRGVRRAWGILIVYATFAAAVVGALLLIVPTAVRQVAQVMADGPKLIKSFEASRFYGWLHGALGSEATTLVHDVTTFLTQPSHIAAIGQGVLQVGVSIVSTASGVVIVLVLSLYFLASLPAIKAGFNRLFPAYNRSGVDSMTSQITDSVGSYLMGMVVLAFFNSVVALVLHLVLSLPFALLMAVVAFVITLIPLVGSVLYWAVATALALFSGWLPALIFAVAYLIYMQLEAYVLTPKVMNRAIAVPGALVVIGALVGGTLLGLLGALIAIPVTASILLIVKQVLIPRQDSRTVSP; encoded by the coding sequence ATGACTGACCATCCTGCCGTCGACGAGAATCCGCGCCGGCTTCGCGAGACCCTGACATCGCTCAATCGTCCCTTCTCGTCGGGGTACATCTTGACGTTGGGCGGACTTCTCGCTTTCGGCACGGGTGTGGCGTTCACGCACCTCTCCACGGTGCTGATCTATGTGGCATTCGCCCTTTTCGCCGCCCTCGGACTCGACCCCGTGGTGCGCAAGCTCGAGACCCGCGGGGTACGGCGCGCGTGGGGAATCCTGATCGTGTACGCGACTTTCGCTGCGGCGGTGGTGGGCGCTCTGCTCTTGATCGTTCCGACCGCTGTGCGCCAAGTCGCTCAGGTGATGGCCGACGGACCGAAGCTGATCAAGAGTTTCGAAGCATCACGCTTCTACGGCTGGCTCCACGGTGCCCTGGGGAGCGAAGCGACCACCCTCGTGCACGACGTCACGACTTTTCTCACGCAGCCCTCCCACATCGCGGCGATAGGCCAGGGGGTGCTGCAGGTCGGAGTATCGATCGTCTCGACGGCCTCCGGCGTGGTCATCGTGCTCGTGCTGAGCTTGTATTTTCTGGCCTCCCTGCCGGCGATCAAGGCGGGATTCAACCGTCTCTTCCCCGCGTACAACCGGTCCGGGGTCGACTCGATGACAAGTCAGATCACGGATTCCGTGGGCAGCTACCTCATGGGAATGGTCGTGTTGGCGTTCTTCAACAGTGTTGTCGCGCTCGTCCTGCACCTCGTCCTGAGCCTTCCCTTCGCGCTGCTGATGGCGGTCGTCGCATTCGTCATAACCCTCATCCCGCTGGTGGGATCCGTGCTCTACTGGGCTGTCGCGACCGCGCTCGCCCTTTTCTCAGGGTGGCTTCCGGCGCTGATCTTCGCCGTGGCGTACCTCATCTACATGCAGCTCGAAGCCTACGTCCTGACGCCGAAGGTGATGAATCGGGCGATCGCCGTACCCGGGGCACTCGTGGTCATCGGGGCGCTCGTGGGCGGCACCCTGCTCGGCCTCCTGGGCGCTCTGATCGCGATTCCGGTGACCGCCTCGATCCTCCTCATCGTGAAGCAGGTCCTCATACCGAGACAGGATTCGCGGACAGTATCCCCGTAG
- the uidA gene encoding beta-glucuronidase — MLKPLNTVTRELISLDGLWFFALDTSGLAEPWAGPLQTALEAPVPASYNDIFADQAIHDHVGWVWYQRTVRVPRGWKGQRVVIRVDAATHEGAVYVNENPVARHIGGYTPFEADITQLVAPGEEFRLTIGVNNELTNVTIPPGAVYVDSLGRRKQSYRHDFYNYAGLARSVHLYSTPTQHIDDVTVRAGVDEGTGVVDYEVLSHGPALVHVQLQDASGHVVAQSDGGSGVLRVPDAELWRPGAGYLYTLIVQLRAADTIVDEYNVKVGIRSVKVEGDKFLINGEPFYFRGFGKHEDSAIRGRGFDPALLVHDFALMKWAGANSFRTSHYPYAEEFLDYADRHGVVVIDETAAVGLNLAIGGGVHGNALEKSFSPTMFNSETQAAHAQAIRELIARDKNHPSVVMWSIANEPESVEEGARDYFAPLAALTRELDPTRPITYANEHRGTFSSDVVADLVDVLSLNRYYGWYADTGDLRAAEVHLETELRGWQEKFGKPIIITEYGADTLAGLHSILDQPWSEEFQRGLLDVYHRVFDRVDAVIGEQVWNFADFQTKAEITRVDGNRKGVFTRDRRPKDAAHVLRARWTAATARAEGNE, encoded by the coding sequence ATGCTCAAGCCTCTCAACACCGTCACCCGCGAACTCATCTCGCTTGACGGACTCTGGTTCTTCGCGTTGGATACCTCTGGCTTGGCGGAACCATGGGCTGGTCCGCTCCAGACGGCGCTCGAAGCGCCGGTGCCGGCGAGCTACAACGACATATTCGCTGATCAGGCCATCCATGACCATGTCGGATGGGTCTGGTATCAGCGCACCGTCCGCGTACCCCGGGGCTGGAAGGGGCAACGAGTCGTGATCCGGGTAGATGCAGCCACCCACGAAGGCGCGGTGTATGTCAACGAGAATCCCGTCGCACGGCACATCGGGGGATACACGCCTTTCGAAGCCGACATCACGCAACTCGTGGCGCCGGGGGAGGAGTTCAGACTCACCATCGGGGTCAACAACGAGCTGACCAATGTGACGATCCCACCGGGGGCTGTGTACGTTGATTCGCTCGGGCGCCGCAAGCAGAGCTACAGGCACGACTTCTACAACTACGCCGGTCTCGCGCGCTCCGTGCACCTCTATTCGACCCCGACCCAGCACATCGACGATGTCACCGTTCGTGCCGGAGTGGATGAGGGGACCGGGGTCGTCGACTATGAAGTTCTGAGCCACGGCCCCGCCCTCGTTCATGTCCAGCTGCAGGATGCGTCGGGCCACGTCGTCGCTCAGTCCGACGGCGGTTCCGGTGTCCTCCGCGTCCCTGACGCTGAACTGTGGCGGCCAGGTGCTGGATATCTGTACACGCTCATCGTCCAGCTCCGGGCCGCCGACACAATCGTCGACGAGTACAACGTGAAGGTCGGAATCCGCTCCGTCAAAGTAGAGGGCGACAAATTTCTCATCAACGGAGAGCCCTTCTACTTCCGCGGGTTCGGGAAACACGAAGACAGTGCGATCCGAGGTCGCGGCTTCGATCCGGCACTCCTCGTCCACGACTTCGCGCTGATGAAATGGGCGGGCGCGAACTCGTTCCGCACGTCTCACTATCCCTATGCAGAGGAATTCCTCGACTACGCGGACCGCCATGGTGTCGTTGTCATCGACGAGACAGCCGCGGTCGGACTAAACCTCGCTATCGGCGGAGGAGTGCATGGGAATGCGCTCGAGAAGTCCTTCTCTCCGACCATGTTCAACTCCGAAACGCAGGCTGCACACGCTCAAGCAATTCGCGAGTTGATCGCGCGGGATAAGAATCACCCCTCGGTAGTCATGTGGTCTATCGCGAACGAACCAGAGTCGGTCGAAGAGGGAGCGCGAGACTACTTCGCTCCACTTGCCGCGCTCACGCGGGAGCTCGACCCCACCCGCCCTATCACCTATGCCAACGAACATCGCGGCACCTTCAGTAGCGACGTTGTGGCCGACCTGGTCGACGTACTCAGCTTGAACAGGTACTACGGCTGGTACGCCGACACAGGGGACCTCAGAGCTGCGGAGGTGCACCTCGAGACCGAGCTACGAGGGTGGCAGGAAAAGTTCGGCAAGCCCATCATCATCACCGAGTATGGCGCTGACACCCTTGCCGGCCTTCACTCGATTCTTGACCAGCCATGGAGCGAAGAGTTCCAGCGCGGACTCCTTGACGTCTATCACCGCGTCTTCGACCGCGTAGACGCGGTCATCGGCGAACAGGTGTGGAACTTCGCCGACTTCCAGACCAAGGCGGAAATCACCCGCGTCGATGGGAACCGCAAGGGCGTGTTCACACGCGACCGGCGCCCAAAGGACGCGGCTCACGTTCTCCGCGCACGATGGACCGCGGCCACAGCTCGAGCTGAGGGGAACGAGTGA